A single window of Castor canadensis chromosome 3, mCasCan1.hap1v2, whole genome shotgun sequence DNA harbors:
- the LOC141421564 gene encoding uncharacterized protein, whose amino-acid sequence MGQGQTTPKSLILSHFPEVKERALNAGLVIKKGKFDTFCSAEWPTFGVGWPIQGSLSLDLITKVKAVIFQPDNRGHPDQVPYILVWEDLVRNPPPWLTVFLTHPSSSAPGAKTPVTPALVIKEEEKLPLPTLTGPQIRASPSPSPVLPESSPLYPSLAGAEEDRPPPYVTPPGQASAPEEEISSSSSTGLAAGGGMGRRLRPRGIREREGEDGPPSSTQGEETVPTLPVRMVGQGGPGGGQQFQYWPFSSSDLYNWRTQNPPFSEDPKCLIDLLESIMHTHRPTWDDCHQLLNTLFTTEERERILNEARKNVLGDNGRPTTLQPAIDEAFPLRRPDWDFGTAEGRERLRIYRQTLMAGLRAAARRPTNFAKVKAVIQGENESPAGFLERLHEAYRQYTPIDPEADLHRSAVVLSFINQAAPDIRRKLNKQENLGEMTIREMLQVAEKVFTARETPEEREERQRKEDREAQEKLRKEDREFQAKENRKQQREMARIFLAGVRDQPRGGGHARTPDKEHCFYCKETGHWKRECPKLKGRRGFGRRPGENRERERAVEQARVLLAGEED is encoded by the coding sequence atgggacagggacaaacaaccccaaagtctctgatcctttctcactttccagaagttaaagaaagggccttaaatgcgggtctggtcatcaagaaaggtaagttcgacaccttttgttctgcagagtggcccacctttggagtcgggtggcccattcaaggttccctctccctagacctgatcactaaggttaaagcagtcatttttcagccagacaatcgaggccatccagaccaagttccttacattttggtttgggaggatctggtgaggaaccctcccccttggttaacagtttttctgacccacccctccagttcggcccccggggctaaaaccccagtcacgcccgccttggtcataaaggaggaggaaaaacttcctcttcccaccttgaccggtcctcaaattagggcatctccttcaccatctccggtcttaccagagagttcccccctttacccatccctcgcaggggcagaggaagatcggccgcctccatacgtgactccccctggccaagccagtgccccggaggaggaaatttcctcatcctcctcaacaggactggcagcaggaggaggaatgggtcgaagacttcgcccccgagggatccgggaaagggagggggaagacgggcccccctcatcaacacagggggaggaaactgtccctacacttccagtccggatggtgggccaagggggaccgggaggagggcaacagtttcagtactggcccttctcctccagtgatctatataactggaggacgcagaacccgcccttttctgaagaccccaagtgtctcatagatctcctggagtccatcatgcatacacaccgccccacttgggatgactgtcatcagctgctcaatactctttttacgacggaggaacgagagcgcatcctcaacgaagcgaggaagaacgtcttgggggataatgggagacccacaactctccaaccggccatagacgaggcttttcccctacgccgccctgattgggatttcgggaccgcagaaggtagggagcgtcttcggatctaccgccagactcttatggccggtctccgagcggccgctagaaggcccaccaattttgcaaaagtaaaagcagtcattcaaggggaaaacgaaagcccagccggtttcttagagcgcctccatgaggcataccgtcagtacaccccgattgaccctgaggcggacctccaccggtctgctgtggtactctcattcattaatcaggcagccccagacattaggagaaaactcaataaacaggaaaacttaggggagatgactataagggaaatgctacaggtagcagaaaaggtctttaccgctagggaaactccagaagaaagggaggaaagacagagaaaggaagacagggaagcccaggagaaattgagaaaggaggaccgggagttccaggctaaggaaaaccgaaagcaacagagagaaatggctcgtattttcctagcgggtgtccgggaccaacccaggggagggggccacgccaggaccccggataaggaacactgtttttactgtaaggaaacggggcattggaagagagaatgtcctaagttaaagggaagaagagggtttggaaggagaccgggggaaaacagggaaagggaacgagcagtagagcaggccagagtcctactagccggagaagaggactga